In Flavobacterium sp. WV_118_3, one DNA window encodes the following:
- a CDS encoding TerC/Alx family metal homeostasis membrane protein, which yields MDHLINHPGILTAFSVIIFIMLLLDLGVFNKKSHVVSNREALIWSVVWISLAMGFSGVIYYFMGLEQFTQFQSAYWIEKALSVDNLFVFILVFGFFNVPKELHHKVLFWGIIGALVFRAIFIFTGVELINMTYLPEMDLFGHAARINVVLSIFGIFLIIAGIKSWFAEDGDDGDKDFTKSPGARLIHRFFKVSENYDGDKFFTIENGIKMATPLLVVVAVIEFTDLIFAVDSIPAIFAIAPDDPFILYTSNIFAILGLRALYFLLANFMYMFSRLKYGLAVILSFIGVKMLISPFFHISSPVSLLIVGGILILSVAASLLFPVKE from the coding sequence ATGGATCATTTAATTAATCATCCGGGTATTCTAACCGCTTTTTCCGTTATCATTTTTATCATGCTATTGCTCGATCTTGGTGTTTTCAACAAGAAGAGTCATGTGGTTTCCAACCGCGAAGCACTTATCTGGTCTGTAGTATGGATCTCGCTGGCTATGGGCTTTAGCGGGGTTATCTATTACTTTATGGGACTGGAACAATTCACCCAGTTTCAATCGGCCTACTGGATCGAAAAAGCGCTATCGGTCGACAACCTCTTTGTGTTTATTCTCGTTTTCGGATTTTTTAATGTGCCGAAAGAACTACATCACAAAGTCCTTTTTTGGGGAATCATCGGTGCGTTAGTGTTCCGGGCGATTTTTATTTTCACCGGTGTGGAATTGATCAACATGACCTACTTACCGGAAATGGACCTTTTTGGTCATGCCGCCCGAATTAATGTGGTACTATCCATTTTTGGTATTTTCCTGATTATTGCCGGTATCAAATCCTGGTTTGCCGAAGACGGTGACGACGGTGACAAAGACTTTACCAAAAGTCCCGGTGCCCGACTAATTCATCGCTTTTTTAAAGTGAGCGAAAACTACGATGGTGATAAGTTTTTTACCATTGAAAACGGAATCAAAATGGCAACACCGCTATTAGTGGTTGTCGCAGTAATCGAATTTACGGATCTTATTTTTGCAGTCGATAGTATTCCGGCGATTTTCGCCATTGCTCCGGACGATCCGTTTATTTTATACACGTCGAATATTTTCGCAATTTTAGGCCTTAGAGCGCTTTATTTCCTTCTGGCCAACTTCATGTATATGTTTAGCCGTTTGAAGTACGGATTGGCCGTTATTTTGAGTTTTATCGGGGTTAAAATGCTTATCTCACCATTCTTTCATATTTCCTCACCGGTTTCGTTACTAATCGTAGGTGGTATTTTGATTTTATCGGTTGCAGCTTCATTGCTTTTCCCGGTAAAAGAGTAA
- a CDS encoding NAD(P)H-dependent glycerol-3-phosphate dehydrogenase, with the protein MSDHPKFAVIGGGSWATAIAKMLCVNLSEIAWYMRSTYAIEHIKQNRHNPNYLSSVEFDTNKLLLTDDINEAVAYADYVIFAIPSAFLSAELEKLTVSLEGKIIFSAIKGIVPETSLIVGEHFHKTYNIPYDNIGVITGPCHAEEVALERLSYLTIACGDMKTAKVMAKNLNSHYIKTKISDDIVGTEYAAMLKNIYSIAAGIAHGLGYGDNFQALLMSNAIREMKKFIKKVHKMKRNINDSAYLGDLLVTGYSVFSRNRMFGNMIGKGYTVKSAQMEMSMVAEGYYATKSAHKLNEEYKAKTPIIDAVYDILYEGKEPKKVFKKLTEKLD; encoded by the coding sequence ATGAGTGACCATCCAAAATTTGCAGTAATAGGTGGGGGAAGTTGGGCTACGGCCATTGCAAAGATGTTATGCGTAAACCTTTCGGAGATAGCGTGGTACATGAGAAGTACCTATGCTATCGAACATATCAAACAAAACAGACACAATCCGAATTACCTGAGTTCTGTTGAATTCGACACCAATAAATTACTTTTAACCGACGATATAAACGAGGCGGTTGCTTATGCCGATTATGTAATTTTCGCCATTCCGTCGGCATTTTTAAGCGCCGAACTGGAAAAACTAACGGTTAGTCTCGAAGGCAAAATCATTTTTTCGGCGATTAAAGGGATTGTTCCGGAAACCAGTCTTATTGTTGGCGAACATTTCCATAAAACGTATAACATTCCATACGACAATATTGGCGTTATTACCGGTCCGTGTCACGCAGAAGAAGTGGCTTTGGAACGTTTATCGTATCTGACGATTGCTTGCGGCGACATGAAAACCGCCAAAGTAATGGCCAAAAATCTGAACAGTCATTATATTAAAACCAAAATTTCGGACGACATTGTCGGCACCGAATATGCCGCGATGTTAAAAAACATCTATTCCATTGCTGCCGGAATTGCACACGGTTTGGGTTATGGCGATAACTTTCAGGCTTTATTGATGAGCAATGCGATCCGCGAGATGAAAAAGTTCATCAAAAAAGTACACAAAATGAAGCGCAACATTAACGATTCGGCTTATCTGGGTGATTTACTCGTAACCGGATATTCTGTTTTTTCGCGTAACCGTATGTTTGGAAACATGATTGGAAAAGGCTATACGGTAAAATCGGCACAAATGGAAATGAGTATGGTTGCCGAGGGTTACTATGCGACCAAAAGTGCCCATAAATTAAACGAAGAATACAAAGCCAAAACGCCAATTATCGATGCCGTTTACGATATATTATACGAAGGAAAAGAACCGAAAAAAGTCTTTAAAAAACTGACGGAAAAATTGGATTAA
- a CDS encoding nicotinic acid mononucleotide adenyltransferase — MKMIKLLLALVITPIVLSSCSINYDDGYMGNNEPLPQLINRYELWYVDYNRTTGNGDIPFLSRAFTISFVDGTLFANNNLVGIGSTGNGFGINIGYYDFYPETIRFFHNVYGQYNLEVHRLSANEIRLYDRSRNTSYYLIGYQRNNFNYNSLFYDNITYFLQEYKAWEKVYTSQYGALNDFDHENFLQFLSSGNNFRSSQSAPGTPVNNIYWDFTGLYGIHNIYGNPNAKNLTLDYDFWGNEAFRLTVINDSRIRLFHQASGTTYEFQGRGFIQYLKEGGQKRVKQEELKLS, encoded by the coding sequence ATGAAAATGATAAAATTACTTTTAGCTTTAGTCATTACACCCATAGTGTTGTCGTCTTGTTCCATTAACTATGACGACGGTTATATGGGGAATAATGAACCACTTCCGCAACTGATCAACCGTTATGAATTGTGGTATGTGGATTACAACCGGACAACCGGAAACGGAGATATACCTTTTTTGTCACGAGCTTTTACGATTTCGTTTGTCGATGGAACGTTATTCGCAAATAACAACCTCGTTGGAATCGGTTCCACTGGAAATGGTTTTGGAATTAATATAGGATATTATGATTTTTATCCGGAAACCATTCGTTTTTTTCACAATGTTTACGGACAATACAATCTGGAAGTACATCGGTTGAGTGCCAATGAGATTCGTTTGTACGACAGAAGTCGGAATACGTCTTATTATCTGATTGGTTACCAACGTAACAATTTCAATTATAATAGCTTGTTTTACGATAATATTACCTATTTCTTACAGGAATATAAAGCCTGGGAAAAAGTATATACCAGTCAGTATGGGGCTTTAAACGATTTTGATCATGAAAATTTTCTCCAGTTTCTATCCAGTGGAAATAATTTCAGATCGTCGCAAAGTGCGCCTGGAACGCCAGTAAATAACATTTATTGGGATTTTACAGGACTATATGGAATCCATAATATCTACGGAAATCCTAATGCGAAAAATTTAACATTAGATTATGATTTCTGGGGCAATGAAGCGTTTCGATTAACCGTTATTAATGACAGTAGAATTCGATTGTTTCATCAGGCTTCGGGTACGACCTACGAATTTCAGGGAAGAGGATTTATCCAATACCTAAAAGAAGGCGGACAGAAGCGGGTCAAACAGGAGGAACTCAAGTTAAGTTAA